The following proteins are encoded in a genomic region of Rubrobacter xylanophilus DSM 9941:
- the yqeK gene encoding bis(5'-nucleosyl)-tetraphosphatase (symmetrical) YqeK, with the protein MAGRKDLDGLLERAEGLARERLSARRYGHTLRVAQTAERLARRHGLDPQRARLAGLLHDAAREMPPERLLGLAREWGIPVGPFERENPKLLHGPVAAELARRRLDLSDEEVLRAIREHTTGSPGMGPLSLALYVADKIEPARDYPSVERLRELARADLREAAEEALRRAVEHNERRGRPTHPASLEWLREAERSAQRRVQ; encoded by the coding sequence ATGGCGGGCCGAAAGGATCTGGACGGGCTCCTGGAGCGGGCCGAGGGCCTTGCCCGGGAGAGGCTCTCCGCGAGGCGGTACGGCCACACCCTCCGGGTGGCGCAGACCGCCGAGCGGCTGGCGCGCCGGCACGGGCTGGACCCGCAGCGCGCACGGCTCGCCGGGCTCCTGCACGACGCCGCCCGGGAGATGCCGCCGGAGCGGCTGCTGGGGCTCGCCCGGGAGTGGGGCATCCCCGTCGGCCCGTTCGAGCGCGAAAACCCCAAGCTCCTGCACGGCCCGGTGGCCGCCGAGCTCGCCCGCCGGAGGCTGGACCTCTCCGACGAGGAGGTCCTGCGGGCCATCCGGGAGCACACCACCGGCTCCCCCGGCATGGGCCCGCTCTCGCTCGCGCTCTACGTCGCGGACAAGATAGAGCCCGCCCGCGACTACCCCAGCGTGGAGCGGCTCAGGGAGCTCGCCCGCGCCGACCTGCGGGAGGCCGCCGAGGAGGCGCTCAGACGCGCCGTGGAGCACAACGAGCGGCGCGGCCGGCCCACCCACCCGGCGAGCCTGGAGTGGCTAAGAGAGGCCGAGCGCTCCGCCCAGCGCCGGGTGCAGTAG
- a CDS encoding metal-dependent hydrolase, which translates to MNATTHAVFGVAAFAGACLAAGVEPPAYAYPAAVAAAWLPDVDNPRSRLGNGLSRMRSPALNLLSRPLSWALRATSFVLVRTVGHRTLTHSLLGLALFCAPVWLLLGGYPAFALALAAGYASHLLADALNTRGVPLLWPLGKPFRLLPRGIRSGGAAEAAVAVAALALAGYALALLHPALGGALGLS; encoded by the coding sequence GTGAACGCGACGACCCACGCCGTCTTCGGGGTGGCGGCCTTCGCGGGGGCCTGTCTGGCCGCCGGGGTGGAGCCGCCGGCCTACGCCTACCCCGCGGCGGTGGCGGCCGCCTGGCTGCCGGACGTGGACAACCCGCGCAGTCGCCTGGGGAACGGCCTGAGCAGGATGAGGAGCCCGGCCCTGAACCTGCTGAGCAGGCCCCTCAGCTGGGCGCTGCGGGCGACCTCCTTCGTGCTCGTCCGCACGGTGGGGCACAGGACCCTCACCCACTCGCTGCTGGGGCTCGCCCTCTTCTGCGCGCCGGTGTGGCTGCTGCTCGGGGGGTATCCGGCCTTTGCGCTGGCTCTCGCCGCCGGGTATGCCTCGCACCTTCTGGCCGACGCGCTGAACACCCGGGGGGTGCCGCTGCTCTGGCCGCTCGGGAAGCCCTTCCGGCTGCTGCCGCGCGGGATCCGGTCCGGGGGAGCGGCCGAGGCCGCCGTGGCGGTCGCGGCGCTCGCGCTGGCGGGGTACGCCCTCGCGCTACTGCACCCGGCGCTGGGCGGAGCGCTCGGCCTCTCTTAG